One Streptomyces mobaraensis NBRC 13819 = DSM 40847 DNA segment encodes these proteins:
- a CDS encoding helix-turn-helix transcriptional regulator produces the protein MLDRSPGEPISPAREFGEEIKAAREARGWTQEQLAEALHCGQPYVSKVERGEQLASAAFAIQCDRVFGTPGTYARMRQRAADAGSPTWLIPYLQLERQSVSVCDYSPGVIAGILQTPRYAEAVFRATRPDDSADHIRQRVDDRMRRREVFESPEPPNFWVIVHEATLWSATGGPHVMREQLRHLAALAEHPRITVQVFPLSGTPARKTPFILLRQRDGTEVLFAESYVKGHVYDSPVVVTEARTTYERLRANALSLPDSLSLIQHVMEAYDDETRTRPHPSHMDKVQPQRGKRRNLRRMGPRVHLIRRRPDTGQ, from the coding sequence ATGCTCGACCGTTCGCCCGGCGAACCGATCTCCCCCGCCCGCGAGTTCGGCGAGGAGATCAAGGCCGCCCGCGAGGCACGCGGCTGGACCCAGGAGCAGCTCGCCGAGGCACTGCACTGCGGCCAGCCGTACGTCAGCAAGGTCGAACGCGGCGAGCAGCTCGCGTCGGCGGCCTTCGCGATCCAGTGCGACCGCGTCTTCGGCACGCCGGGCACGTACGCACGCATGCGACAGCGGGCGGCGGACGCGGGGTCGCCGACGTGGCTGATCCCATACCTGCAGTTGGAGCGCCAGTCGGTTTCCGTCTGCGACTACTCGCCTGGCGTGATCGCGGGCATCCTGCAAACTCCTCGATACGCCGAGGCCGTGTTCCGGGCAACCCGCCCCGACGACTCGGCGGACCACATCCGGCAGCGTGTCGACGACCGCATGCGGCGCAGAGAAGTCTTCGAATCGCCCGAACCGCCGAACTTCTGGGTCATCGTGCACGAGGCGACGTTGTGGTCCGCTACGGGCGGTCCACATGTCATGCGGGAACAGCTGCGACATCTCGCAGCGCTTGCCGAACATCCACGCATCACGGTGCAGGTTTTTCCGCTCAGCGGTACTCCGGCCAGAAAGACACCGTTCATCCTGCTGCGCCAACGAGACGGAACCGAAGTGCTTTTCGCCGAGAGCTACGTCAAGGGCCACGTGTACGACTCACCCGTGGTCGTCACCGAAGCACGTACGACGTACGAGAGACTGCGTGCGAACGCCCTGTCCCTCCCCGACTCCCTGTCCCTGATTCAGCACGTCATGGAGGCGTACGACGATGAAACGCGCACCAGACCTCACCCGAGCCATATGGATAAAGTCCAGCCACAGCGAGGGAAACGGCGGAACCTGCGTCGAATGGGCCCCCGCGTACACCTCATCCGGCGTCGTCCCGATACGGGACAGTAA
- a CDS encoding DUF397 domain-containing protein: MMNTTADLTPTTWKKSTYCEGNGGECLEWAPAYAPSGITPVRDSKHPAKRALFFPAPAWSAFVASVQE, encoded by the coding sequence ATGATGAACACCACTGCCGACCTCACCCCCACAACGTGGAAAAAGTCGACCTACTGCGAGGGGAACGGCGGCGAATGCCTCGAATGGGCACCCGCGTACGCCCCGTCCGGAATCACCCCCGTCCGCGACAGTAAGCACCCGGCCAAGCGAGCCCTGTTCTTCCCGGCCCCCGCCTGGTCCGCGTTCGTCGCGAGCGTTCAGGAGTGA
- a CDS encoding type III polyketide synthase, with translation MSDARSTAPRVASVTVAAPPYRHRQAEIVAVFADAFLGADAAVRRKFVGLAAHSGIEHRNLSLPLAEYREPRDFTAFNRTWAAVAGDVGQRALDRALRAARVAPDEVGAIVTTTTTGASVPSFDAGLVRRVGLPRDVVRMPLFGLGCAGGAAGLARARDHLRGHPDQVAVLVSVELCSLNFQRTGTSVDNLVATGLFGDGGAAVVLLGARRAERVAGPELVATRSCLHPGTEHLMGMRLGTDGFAVFLAPDVPDAAEKHLPGEVRDFLARHRLTTADITVWICHPGGLKVLAALERSLTPPAGAFAHSRASLAARGNISSAAVLDVLHRTLTAPAGPPAPGSHGLLLALGPGLTTELALLRWPESRHS, from the coding sequence ATGAGTGACGCGCGCTCGACGGCGCCCCGGGTGGCCTCCGTGACGGTGGCCGCGCCGCCCTACCGGCACCGACAGGCGGAGATCGTCGCCGTGTTCGCCGACGCCTTCCTGGGCGCCGACGCGGCGGTGCGCCGCAAGTTCGTCGGCCTCGCGGCCCACTCCGGCATCGAGCACCGCAACCTGTCCCTGCCGCTGGCCGAGTACCGCGAGCCGCGCGACTTCACCGCGTTCAACCGGACCTGGGCCGCCGTGGCCGGTGACGTCGGGCAGCGGGCCCTGGACCGCGCCCTCCGGGCGGCGCGGGTCGCCCCCGACGAGGTCGGGGCCATCGTCACGACCACGACCACCGGCGCGTCGGTCCCGTCGTTCGACGCCGGACTCGTCCGGCGCGTGGGCCTCCCACGGGACGTGGTCCGGATGCCCCTGTTCGGCCTGGGCTGCGCGGGCGGCGCCGCCGGGCTGGCGCGGGCGCGCGACCATCTGCGCGGCCACCCCGACCAGGTCGCCGTCCTGGTCTCCGTCGAGCTGTGCTCGCTCAACTTCCAGCGCACCGGCACCTCGGTGGACAACCTGGTGGCCACCGGCCTGTTCGGCGACGGCGGGGCGGCCGTCGTGCTCCTCGGCGCCCGACGGGCGGAGCGGGTCGCGGGGCCCGAGTTGGTCGCCACCCGCAGTTGCCTGCACCCGGGCACCGAGCATCTGATGGGCATGCGCCTGGGGACCGACGGGTTCGCGGTCTTCCTGGCCCCCGACGTCCCGGACGCCGCCGAGAAGCACCTGCCCGGCGAAGTGCGCGACTTCCTGGCCCGGCACCGGCTGACCACCGCGGACATCACCGTCTGGATCTGCCACCCCGGCGGCCTGAAGGTACTCGCAGCCCTGGAACGCTCCCTCACCCCGCCGGCCGGCGCCTTCGCCCACAGCCGCGCCTCGCTGGCCGCCCGCGGCAACATCTCCTCCGCCGCCGTCCTGGACGTCCTGCACCGCACCCTGACCGCCCCCGCCGGCCCGCCCGCCCCCGGCTCACACGGCCTGCTGCTCGCCCTGGGCCCGGGGCTCACCACGGAACTGGCGCTGCTGCGCTGGCCGGAGTCCCGTCACTCCTGA
- a CDS encoding NlpC/P60 family protein → MASHRRSTPSGLARTVRVTVLSAAVATAAAAFSPSAAARPGGPADPAGAAGGAGGAGSFGSSGSVRERLDRLYRQAERATEQYNAAGERAGALRRKVEQAADRVARGQETVNRMRNALGTVAAAQYRDGLVDPALRLLLSSEPDRYLDRASALARVTGRQTERLHALLAAQRALGQERLEAARALAELEDSRRAVARHKHEVEGRLAAARRLLNTLPDGERARYARASRSAGGSRAGFLFSGPPPYPASGGDSGFSDAGSARGAAAARAARSAVGSPYAWGASGPFAFDCSGLTQWAYGRAGVGLPRTSQAQRNAGRHVPLSEARPGDLVIYRDDASHVGMYVGDGQVVHAPYPGARVRYDRADMMPISSITRP, encoded by the coding sequence GTGGCGTCCCACCGCCGATCCACGCCCTCCGGTCTCGCCCGGACCGTCCGGGTCACCGTCCTGTCCGCCGCCGTGGCCACCGCGGCGGCCGCGTTCTCGCCGTCCGCCGCCGCCCGTCCCGGCGGCCCCGCCGACCCCGCCGGTGCCGCGGGGGGTGCCGGGGGCGCCGGTTCGTTCGGTTCGTCCGGCTCGGTGAGGGAGCGGCTGGACCGGCTCTACCGGCAGGCCGAGCGGGCCACCGAGCAGTACAACGCCGCCGGCGAACGGGCCGGCGCCCTGCGGCGGAAGGTCGAGCAGGCCGCCGACCGGGTCGCCCGCGGCCAGGAGACGGTCAACCGGATGCGCAACGCCCTCGGGACGGTCGCCGCCGCCCAGTACCGCGACGGTCTCGTGGACCCCGCCCTCCGCCTGCTGCTCTCCTCCGAGCCCGACCGCTACCTCGACCGGGCCTCCGCCCTCGCACGCGTCACCGGCCGGCAGACCGAACGGCTGCACGCCCTGCTCGCCGCCCAGCGCGCGCTCGGCCAGGAGCGGCTGGAGGCCGCTCGGGCCCTCGCCGAACTGGAGGACAGCCGCCGGGCCGTCGCCCGCCACAAGCACGAGGTCGAGGGCAGGCTCGCCGCCGCCCGCCGGCTCCTCAACACCCTGCCGGACGGCGAACGGGCCCGGTACGCCCGCGCCTCGCGCTCGGCGGGCGGGTCCCGGGCCGGCTTCCTGTTCTCGGGGCCCCCGCCGTACCCGGCGTCGGGCGGGGACTCCGGGTTCTCCGACGCCGGTTCCGCGCGCGGGGCCGCCGCCGCGCGGGCCGCCCGTTCGGCCGTCGGCTCCCCCTACGCATGGGGCGCGAGCGGCCCGTTCGCGTTCGACTGCTCCGGGCTGACGCAGTGGGCCTACGGCCGGGCGGGCGTCGGCCTGCCGCGCACCTCCCAGGCCCAGCGGAACGCCGGCCGGCACGTCCCGCTCTCCGAGGCCCGCCCCGGCGACCTCGTCATCTACCGGGACGACGCGAGCCACGTCGGCATGTACGTCGGCGACGGACAGGTGGTGCACGCGCCGTACCCGGGGGCGCGGGTGCGGTACGACCGGGCGGACATGATGCCGATCTCGTCGATCACGCGGCCGTGA
- a CDS encoding C40 family peptidase has protein sequence MASHRRPKQPSRTRVTVLTATAAAAVALSAQAASADPGAKPTRSEAKEKVDRLYEQAEQATEKYNGAKQRQEKLEKEAGELQDRVARGQEEVNKLRDGLGAVATAQYRSGSVDPSLQLLLSSDPDTYLERASTLNQVSAKQAEALRQIATKQRALKQQREEAAGKLADLESTRKALGERKAEVQGKLAEAQDVLNSLTEKERAAIAAAEKEEAAKAAAKAGSGEDGSGANGSKGGSKDGGSGQTGNGGKAVPGSGRAGAALAAAQSKIGSPYVWGATGPSSFDCSGLTSWAYAQAGVTLDRTSEAQANDGTRIYDQSQLQPGDLVIFYGDMHHVGLYAGNGQVLHAPRTGTVVRYEAMSNMPFQFGVRVG, from the coding sequence GTGGCGTCCCACCGTCGTCCCAAACAGCCGAGCCGTACTCGGGTGACCGTCCTCACCGCGACCGCCGCCGCAGCCGTCGCCCTCTCCGCCCAGGCGGCCTCCGCCGACCCGGGCGCCAAGCCGACCCGCAGCGAGGCCAAGGAGAAGGTCGACCGGCTCTACGAGCAGGCGGAGCAGGCCACCGAGAAGTACAACGGGGCCAAGCAGCGGCAGGAGAAGCTCGAGAAGGAGGCCGGCGAACTCCAGGACCGCGTCGCGCGCGGCCAGGAGGAGGTCAACAAGCTCCGCGACGGGCTCGGCGCGGTGGCCACCGCCCAGTACCGCTCCGGCTCGGTGGACCCCTCCCTCCAACTGCTGCTCTCCTCCGACCCAGACACCTACCTGGAGCGGGCGTCCACGCTCAACCAGGTCAGTGCCAAGCAGGCGGAGGCGCTCCGGCAGATCGCCACCAAGCAGCGCGCCCTGAAGCAGCAGCGCGAGGAGGCCGCGGGCAAGCTCGCCGACCTGGAGTCCACCCGCAAGGCGCTGGGCGAGCGCAAGGCCGAGGTGCAGGGCAAGCTCGCCGAGGCGCAGGACGTCCTCAACTCCCTGACGGAGAAGGAGCGCGCCGCGATCGCCGCCGCCGAGAAGGAGGAGGCCGCCAAGGCCGCCGCCAAGGCGGGCTCGGGCGAGGACGGCTCGGGCGCGAACGGCTCCAAGGGCGGCTCGAAGGACGGCGGTTCGGGGCAGACCGGCAACGGCGGCAAGGCCGTCCCGGGCTCCGGCCGGGCGGGCGCCGCGCTCGCCGCCGCGCAGTCGAAGATAGGGTCCCCGTACGTCTGGGGCGCGACCGGCCCGAGCTCCTTCGACTGCTCCGGGCTGACCTCCTGGGCCTACGCCCAGGCCGGCGTCACGCTCGACCGCACGTCGGAGGCGCAGGCCAACGACGGCACCCGGATCTACGACCAGAGCCAGCTCCAGCCCGGCGACCTGGTCATCTTCTACGGCGACATGCACCACGTGGGCCTGTACGCCGGCAACGGGCAGGTGCTGCACGCGCCGCGCACCGGCACCGTCGTCCGCTACGAGGCGATGAGCAACATGCCGTTCCAGTTCGGCGTGCGCGTGGGCTGA
- a CDS encoding NYN domain-containing protein: MEHTDGEETAGDDDGRADGVGEVLDRPLPEGIRRRVIGLVADAFGGLTVAELPAQLRQYARFTPARRAKFAGNAMAAAVETDTAFRQRISARLRETGSELARALEAGSPPAAADPEDVAAMAFVLRPPGWVKLVTAAGEEAQRASAERAGEEAQRELRQLREELARVRDEARTEADRARAELEAVRKEGEGLHRKLRSALNDVRRGEAALRKAHAELESLRTEAAAELAAALGETRRVKARLAEAESALEASRRAVREGRSVEDMRLRLLLDTVLDAAQGLRRELALPPTSVHPADLVDAVEPGRMTPKDIAARALSETDPALLDQLLALPQAHLVVDGYNVTKTGYPTMPLDKQRLRLLGGLSMLAAQTGAEMTCVFDGAELAAPVLLAPPRGVRVLFSKPGVTADELIRQLVRAEPPGRPVVVVSTDREVADGVAKVGARPVASALLLRRLART, encoded by the coding sequence GTGGAGCACACGGACGGCGAGGAGACGGCCGGTGACGACGACGGCCGGGCCGACGGCGTCGGCGAGGTGCTCGACCGCCCGTTGCCCGAGGGCATCCGGCGCCGTGTCATCGGACTCGTCGCCGACGCGTTCGGCGGACTGACGGTCGCCGAACTCCCCGCGCAGCTCCGCCAGTACGCCCGGTTCACCCCCGCGCGCCGGGCCAAGTTCGCGGGCAACGCCATGGCCGCGGCCGTCGAGACGGACACCGCGTTCCGGCAGCGGATCTCCGCCCGGCTGCGGGAGACCGGCTCCGAGCTGGCCCGCGCCCTGGAGGCCGGTTCGCCGCCCGCCGCCGCCGACCCCGAGGACGTCGCGGCCATGGCCTTCGTGCTGCGCCCGCCGGGCTGGGTGAAGCTGGTCACCGCCGCCGGCGAGGAGGCACAGCGGGCCAGCGCCGAACGGGCCGGCGAGGAGGCCCAGCGCGAACTGCGGCAGCTCCGCGAGGAGCTCGCCCGGGTGCGCGACGAGGCCCGTACCGAGGCCGACCGGGCCCGCGCCGAGCTGGAGGCCGTCCGCAAGGAGGGCGAGGGCCTGCACCGCAAGCTGCGCAGCGCCCTCAACGACGTACGCCGCGGCGAGGCGGCGCTCCGCAAGGCGCACGCCGAGCTGGAGTCGCTGCGTACCGAGGCCGCCGCCGAACTGGCCGCCGCCCTGGGCGAGACCCGGCGCGTCAAGGCCCGGCTCGCGGAGGCCGAGTCCGCCCTGGAAGCGAGCCGCCGGGCGGTCCGCGAGGGGCGCAGCGTCGAGGACATGCGGCTGCGGCTGCTGCTCGACACCGTCCTCGACGCCGCCCAGGGGCTGCGCCGCGAACTGGCCCTGCCCCCCACCTCCGTGCACCCCGCCGACCTCGTGGACGCGGTGGAGCCCGGGCGGATGACGCCCAAGGACATCGCGGCGCGCGCCCTGTCCGAGACCGATCCCGCCCTGCTGGACCAACTGCTCGCCCTGCCGCAGGCGCATCTGGTGGTCGACGGCTACAACGTCACCAAGACCGGCTATCCGACGATGCCGTTGGACAAGCAGCGGCTGCGGCTGCTCGGCGGTCTGTCCATGCTCGCCGCCCAGACCGGCGCCGAGATGACGTGCGTCTTCGACGGCGCCGAACTGGCCGCCCCGGTGCTGCTCGCGCCGCCGCGCGGGGTGCGGGTGCTCTTCAGCAAGCCCGGGGTGACGGCGGACGAGCTGATCCGTCAGCTTGTCCGGGCCGAGCCGCCCGGGCGGCCCGTGGTGGTCGTGTCCACCGACCGGGAGGTGGCCGACGGGGTCGCCAAGGTGGGGGCTCGGCCGGTGGCTTCGGCGTTGCTGCTGCGGCGGCTGGCGCGGACCTGA
- a CDS encoding rhomboid family intramembrane serine protease gives MIVKAVRRDRPRTPWVTRTVLATCCAVFLIGPASGLDPSYGTGADLIAAQTAYFERWGVVPDELWHGLPGSLATPFTALFVHGNWLHLLGNMLFLHVFGAMTEERMGRLSFALCYVTTGFLALLGYAAVHAGSAQSLVGASGAISGILGAFLHLFPRARVTSLFPFLFFLPLRFPAWAVLLFWFALQWPGVGAPDDRPGVAYLAHVMGFALGFGFAWVCRERPVRVKSPVNDAAGSTEGDKPT, from the coding sequence ATGATCGTAAAGGCAGTGCGGCGGGACCGGCCCCGCACCCCCTGGGTCACCCGTACCGTTCTGGCCACCTGCTGCGCGGTCTTCCTGATCGGTCCGGCGTCCGGCCTCGATCCCTCGTACGGCACCGGCGCCGACCTGATCGCCGCGCAGACCGCCTACTTCGAGCGGTGGGGCGTGGTGCCGGACGAGCTCTGGCACGGGCTGCCGGGGTCGCTCGCCACCCCGTTCACCGCCCTGTTCGTGCACGGCAACTGGCTGCATCTGCTCGGCAACATGCTCTTCCTCCACGTCTTCGGGGCGATGACCGAGGAGCGCATGGGCCGCCTCTCGTTCGCCCTGTGCTACGTCACCACCGGCTTCCTCGCCCTGCTCGGCTACGCCGCCGTGCACGCCGGATCCGCCCAGTCGCTGGTCGGCGCCTCCGGGGCGATCTCCGGGATCCTCGGGGCCTTCCTGCATCTCTTCCCCCGAGCCCGGGTGACCAGCCTCTTCCCGTTCCTCTTCTTCCTCCCGCTGCGCTTCCCCGCCTGGGCCGTCCTCCTCTTCTGGTTCGCCCTCCAGTGGCCCGGCGTCGGCGCCCCCGACGACCGCCCCGGAGTCGCCTACCTCGCCCACGTCATGGGCTTCGCCCTCGGCTTCGGCTTCGCATGGGTGTGCCGGGAACGGCCGGTTAGAGTGAAATCCCCCGTGAACGACGCGGCCGGGTCCACCGAAGGAGACAAACCGACGTGA
- a CDS encoding Lrp/AsnC family transcriptional regulator: MITSIVLIKTDVDRIPEIAEQIAALEGVSEVFSVTGAYDLIAMVRVARHDDLAEVIPGRISKVPGVASTETHIAFRTYSQHDLEAAFAIGLDS; this comes from the coding sequence GTGATCACCTCGATCGTGCTCATCAAGACCGACGTGGACCGGATCCCCGAGATCGCCGAACAGATCGCGGCGCTGGAGGGGGTGAGCGAGGTGTTCTCCGTGACCGGGGCGTACGACCTCATCGCGATGGTGCGGGTGGCTCGGCACGATGATCTGGCGGAGGTCATTCCGGGGCGGATCAGCAAGGTGCCCGGGGTGGCGTCGACCGAGACGCACATCGCGTTCCGCACGTATTCGCAGCATGATCTGGAGGCGGCGTTCGCGATCGGGCTGGACAGCTAG
- a CDS encoding aminotransferase class V-fold PLP-dependent enzyme: MSSAVSVPAPTAVVSAPASAPAPSLPLPVLGRDVRVPVAGGGEVPYAALDYAASAPALQRVWDDVAAYAPYYGSVHRGAGYLSQLSTELFENSRATVAAFLGCRPDDQVVFTRSTTDSLNLLAAALPAGTRVFVFETEHHAALLPWARRAETGETPVTWLDAPRSHAQTVETLERALAAREPYGPALVCVTGASNVTGEVWPVRELAAAAHAHGARIVLDAAQLAPHRAVDIAELDVDWVAFSGHKLYAPFGAGVLAGRADWLRAAEPYLAGGGATRSVRRDASGAPAVEWFDTVARHEAGSPNVIGAHAVASACRALSEAGFERLAAREDVLLRRLREGLAAVPGVRVLSLFGEDAPRVGVVSFVVDGWESSAFAAALSAEYGIGVRDGLFCAHPLVRALLAEGSAVRVSFGVGTPDEHIERFVRAVGELVRRGV, from the coding sequence ATGTCCTCCGCCGTTTCGGTCCCCGCCCCCACCGCCGTCGTCTCCGCCCCTGCCTCCGCCCCCGCGCCGTCCCTGCCGCTGCCCGTCCTCGGCCGGGACGTCCGCGTCCCCGTCGCCGGCGGTGGCGAAGTCCCCTACGCCGCCCTCGACTACGCGGCGAGCGCGCCCGCCCTGCAGCGGGTGTGGGACGACGTCGCCGCCTACGCGCCGTACTACGGCAGCGTGCACCGGGGGGCCGGGTACCTTTCGCAGCTCTCCACCGAGCTGTTCGAGAACAGCCGCGCGACCGTCGCCGCATTCCTCGGCTGCCGCCCCGACGACCAGGTGGTCTTCACCCGGTCCACCACCGACTCGCTCAACCTCCTCGCCGCCGCCCTGCCCGCCGGCACCCGGGTGTTCGTCTTCGAGACCGAGCACCACGCCGCCCTGCTGCCCTGGGCCCGCCGTGCCGAGACCGGCGAGACGCCCGTCACCTGGCTGGACGCGCCGCGCAGCCACGCGCAGACCGTCGAGACGCTGGAACGGGCGCTGGCCGCGCGGGAGCCGTACGGTCCCGCGCTGGTGTGCGTGACGGGCGCGTCCAACGTGACCGGCGAGGTCTGGCCCGTCCGTGAACTCGCCGCCGCCGCGCACGCGCACGGCGCCCGTATCGTCCTCGACGCGGCACAGCTCGCGCCGCACCGCGCGGTGGACATCGCCGAACTCGACGTCGACTGGGTCGCCTTCTCCGGCCACAAGCTGTACGCGCCGTTCGGCGCGGGGGTGTTGGCGGGGCGCGCGGACTGGCTGCGGGCGGCCGAGCCGTACCTCGCGGGCGGCGGCGCGACGCGCAGCGTGCGGCGGGACGCGTCCGGCGCGCCCGCCGTCGAGTGGTTCGACACCGTCGCGCGGCACGAGGCCGGGTCCCCCAACGTGATCGGCGCGCACGCCGTCGCCTCCGCGTGCCGCGCGCTGAGCGAGGCCGGTTTCGAGCGACTCGCCGCCCGGGAGGATGTGCTGCTCAGGCGCCTTCGGGAGGGGCTCGCCGCGGTGCCGGGGGTCCGGGTGCTGTCCCTGTTCGGGGAGGACGCGCCGCGGGTGGGGGTGGTGTCGTTCGTCGTGGACGGGTGGGAGAGTTCGGCGTTCGCCGCGGCGCTCTCGGCGGAGTACGGGATCGGGGTGCGCGACGGTCTCTTCTGCGCGCATCCGTTGGTGCGGGCTCTCCTTGCGGAGGGCTCGGCCGTGCGGGTGAGCTTTGGCGTTGGGACGCCGGATGAGCACATCGAGCGGTTTGTGCGGGCGGTGGGGGAGTTGGTGCGGCGCGGGGTTTGA
- the trpD gene encoding anthranilate phosphoribosyltransferase: MNVATPAGGDGTVSRSWPGILEALLGGRDLGADDTAWAMDRIMRGAATDAQIAGFAVALRAKGETVAEISGLVRAMYAHANLIEVPGPSVDIVGTGGDGAKTVNISTMSSIVVAGTGVKVVKHGNRAASSASGASDVLEKLGVNLDLSPERVVEVAREAGITFCFAVKFHPALRHVAAARRELGVRTTFNVLGPLTNPARVRAQATGVADARMAPILAGVLAERGSSALVFRGDDGLDELTTTATSRVWVVRDGVVREEHFDPRDVGIELVPVEALRGADASYNADVARRVLAGETGPVRDAVLLNSAAALAALEPSDEPLAVRIAAGMARAAESIDSGAARGTLERWVRVSNGG; encoded by the coding sequence ATGAACGTTGCGACCCCGGCAGGCGGCGACGGCACGGTGTCCCGGTCCTGGCCCGGCATCCTGGAGGCGCTGCTCGGCGGACGGGACCTGGGCGCGGACGACACCGCCTGGGCCATGGACCGCATCATGCGCGGGGCCGCCACCGACGCCCAGATCGCCGGCTTCGCCGTGGCCCTGCGGGCCAAGGGCGAGACGGTCGCCGAGATCTCCGGCCTGGTACGGGCCATGTACGCGCACGCCAACCTCATCGAGGTGCCCGGCCCCAGCGTGGACATCGTCGGCACCGGCGGCGACGGCGCCAAGACGGTGAACATCTCGACGATGTCGTCGATCGTCGTGGCCGGGACGGGCGTGAAGGTCGTCAAGCACGGCAACCGGGCCGCGTCCTCCGCGAGCGGCGCCTCCGACGTCCTGGAGAAGCTCGGCGTCAACCTGGACCTCTCCCCGGAGCGGGTGGTGGAGGTGGCCCGCGAGGCCGGCATCACCTTCTGCTTCGCCGTGAAGTTCCACCCCGCGCTGCGGCACGTCGCCGCCGCCCGCCGCGAACTCGGCGTCCGGACGACGTTCAACGTCCTCGGCCCGCTCACCAACCCGGCCCGCGTCCGGGCCCAGGCCACCGGTGTCGCCGACGCGCGGATGGCGCCGATCCTGGCCGGTGTCCTCGCCGAACGGGGGTCGTCGGCGCTGGTGTTCCGGGGCGACGACGGGCTGGACGAGCTGACGACCACGGCCACGTCGCGGGTGTGGGTCGTACGGGATGGTGTGGTGCGGGAGGAGCACTTCGATCCGCGGGACGTGGGCATCGAGCTGGTGCCGGTGGAGGCACTGCGGGGCGCCGACGCGTCGTACAACGCGGATGTGGCGCGACGGGTGCTGGCGGGCGAGACCGGTCCCGTGCGGGACGCGGTGCTGCTGAACTCGGCGGCGGCGCTGGCGGCTCTGGAGCCGTCCGACGAGCCGCTCGCGGTGCGGATCGCGGCGGGGATGGCGCGGGCGGCGGAGTCGATCGACTCCGGCGCTGCGCGGGGGACGTTGGAGCGGTGGGTGCGGGTGAGCAACGGGGGGTGA